A region of Streptomyces sp. NBC_01788 DNA encodes the following proteins:
- a CDS encoding YcnI family copper-binding membrane protein, with protein MKASRLVATAAVAGSAVLALSAPAFAHVTVQPEGAAAKGGYAVVDFKVPNERDNASTTKVEVNFPTDHPLASVMPQPVPGWKVDVTKSQLDKPLEMHGKKISEAVTKVTWTADGKGIEPGFFQKFPVSVGTLPEDADQLVFKAIQTYSNKEVVRWIEVPQKGQEEPDNPAPTLQLTAASGGDGHDASAKDTTDTKPAAQTTAADSAKSGSDTTARVLGIVGILVGAAGVAYGVLAGRRRTTA; from the coding sequence ATGAAGGCTTCCCGACTCGTCGCCACCGCCGCCGTCGCCGGCTCGGCCGTCCTCGCCCTGTCCGCCCCCGCGTTCGCACACGTCACCGTGCAGCCCGAGGGCGCCGCCGCCAAGGGCGGCTACGCCGTCGTCGACTTCAAGGTCCCCAACGAGCGCGACAACGCCTCCACCACCAAGGTCGAGGTCAACTTCCCGACCGACCACCCGCTGGCCTCCGTGATGCCGCAGCCGGTGCCCGGCTGGAAGGTCGACGTCACCAAGTCGCAGCTGGACAAGCCGCTGGAGATGCACGGCAAGAAGATCTCCGAGGCCGTCACCAAGGTCACCTGGACCGCCGACGGCAAGGGCATCGAGCCCGGCTTCTTCCAGAAGTTCCCCGTCTCCGTCGGCACGCTGCCGGAGGACGCCGACCAGCTCGTCTTCAAGGCGATCCAGACGTACTCCAACAAGGAGGTCGTGCGCTGGATCGAGGTGCCGCAGAAGGGCCAGGAGGAGCCCGACAACCCGGCGCCGACGCTTCAGCTGACCGCGGCCTCGGGCGGTGACGGGCACGACGCGTCGGCCAAGGACACCACCGACACCAAGCCCGCCGCCCAGACCACCGCCGCCGACTCCGCCAAGAGCGGCAGCGACACCACCGCCCGCGTCCTCGGCATCGTCGGCATCCTCGTCGGCGCGGCCGGCGTGGCCTACGGCGTACTCGCCGGCCGCAGGCGCACCACCGCCTGA
- a CDS encoding SCO family protein, translating to MHNKTFVAAALLAAATMTLSACDSGDDGRKPVAVVSEDTSQKAATVLDQPFEKPDLVLTDTQGKKYDLREETSGHPTLVYFGYTHCPDACPLTMSNIAVAKKALPKAQQDDLRVVFVTTDPDRDTPAELGKWLKMIDPQFIGLTGDFSTIQAGARTLGISIEPTTKDKNGKLVSMHGTQVIAFSPKTDAGYVLYGEDATVDDYTKDLPRIVKGENP from the coding sequence ATGCACAACAAGACCTTCGTCGCGGCCGCGCTGCTCGCCGCGGCCACCATGACCCTCTCCGCCTGCGACAGCGGAGACGACGGCAGGAAACCCGTCGCCGTCGTCTCCGAGGACACCTCGCAGAAGGCCGCGACCGTCCTCGACCAGCCGTTCGAGAAGCCGGACCTGGTCCTCACGGACACCCAGGGAAAGAAGTACGACCTCCGCGAGGAGACCTCCGGCCACCCGACGCTCGTCTACTTCGGCTACACCCACTGCCCCGACGCCTGCCCGCTGACCATGAGCAACATCGCGGTCGCCAAGAAGGCGCTGCCCAAGGCCCAGCAGGACGACCTGCGCGTGGTGTTCGTCACGACCGACCCCGACCGCGACACCCCGGCCGAACTCGGCAAGTGGCTCAAGATGATCGACCCGCAGTTCATAGGACTGACCGGCGACTTCTCCACCATCCAGGCCGGCGCGCGTACGCTCGGCATCTCCATCGAGCCGACCACGAAGGACAAGAACGGCAAGCTCGTCTCGATGCACGGCACCCAGGTGATCGCCTTCTCGCCGAAGACCGACGCCGGATACGTCCTCTACGGCGAGGACGCCACCGTCGACGACTACACCAAGGACCTCCCCAGGATCGTCAAGGGGGAGAACCCGTGA
- a CDS encoding copper resistance CopC/CopD family protein: protein MSQTIAPRFRALTLLLLAVAGVLLAGAAPASAHAALTGSDPQQGVVVDKAPSQVSLTFSEQVAMSDDSLRVLDPKGNRVDTGKPANVSGTTYAVRLHSGLPDGTYTVAYQVVSADSHPVGGAYTFSIGAPSKTSATVGDQTVGGGIVGALYGVGRYVSYAGFIVLAGGAAFVLACWQRGSGVRAVQRLVVSGWVALTAATLALLLLRGSYTTSGKIGDVFDLTLLGQVLQTKSGAALVSRLLLLAAAALFVAVLFGEYQKRADDEKRDLTFGLAIGGTVVAVGLAASWAMAEHASTGLQPGIAMPVDVVHLLAVAAWLGGLAALLVTLYRAPAETPIEPAAVRRFSRLAFGSVLALVATGTYQSWRQVGSWSALTDTRYGQLLLIKIALVLLMVGIAATSRRWTGLLAETATTKASAKARAKVAAAAGRKSGSDATTGAGADSKTGSGKGGAGKAAGKAEAGKAGAGKAAAGGKDAAKGKTGGKAQPGGKAAKGEAARRAAQLARQQAAVDTARQKRLRDADPHRFGLRRSVLMEAGVAVVLLVVTTVLTQTEPGRTETEAKAATSSSSSSSSSSAAGAVTLDMPFDTGGKDGKGVVRIDIDPARVGGNELHIFALGTDGRLRDVAELKISFTLATKNIGPLPVTPEHVTTGHWVASGVQIPMAGDWKVEATVRTSDIDQVSVTKNAQIG, encoded by the coding sequence TTGTCGCAGACCATCGCCCCACGCTTCCGGGCCCTGACGCTGCTGCTCCTGGCCGTCGCCGGCGTGCTCCTCGCCGGAGCCGCCCCGGCCTCCGCGCACGCCGCCCTGACCGGCAGCGATCCGCAGCAGGGGGTGGTGGTCGACAAGGCGCCCTCGCAGGTGTCGCTGACGTTCTCCGAGCAGGTCGCGATGAGCGACGACTCGCTGCGAGTCCTGGACCCCAAGGGCAACCGCGTCGACACCGGGAAGCCCGCCAACGTCAGCGGGACGACGTACGCCGTGCGCCTGCACAGCGGACTGCCGGACGGCACCTACACCGTCGCCTACCAGGTGGTCTCGGCCGACAGCCACCCCGTGGGCGGTGCCTACACCTTCTCCATCGGCGCGCCCTCCAAGACGTCCGCCACGGTCGGCGACCAGACGGTGGGCGGCGGGATCGTCGGCGCGCTCTACGGGGTCGGGCGGTACGTGTCGTACGCCGGCTTCATCGTGCTGGCCGGTGGCGCCGCCTTCGTACTGGCCTGCTGGCAGCGCGGCTCGGGCGTGCGGGCGGTGCAGCGGCTCGTCGTCTCCGGCTGGGTCGCGCTCACCGCGGCCACGCTCGCGCTGCTGCTCCTGCGCGGCTCCTACACCACTTCCGGAAAGATCGGGGACGTCTTCGACCTGACGCTCCTCGGGCAGGTGCTCCAGACCAAGTCCGGGGCGGCCCTCGTGTCCCGGCTGCTGCTGCTCGCGGCGGCGGCGCTGTTCGTCGCGGTGCTCTTCGGGGAGTACCAGAAACGCGCGGACGACGAGAAGCGCGATCTGACCTTCGGGCTCGCGATCGGCGGCACCGTGGTCGCCGTCGGCCTCGCCGCCAGCTGGGCCATGGCCGAGCACGCCTCGACCGGTCTCCAGCCCGGCATCGCGATGCCGGTCGACGTCGTCCACCTGCTCGCCGTGGCCGCCTGGCTCGGCGGGCTCGCCGCGCTCCTGGTCACGCTGTACCGGGCGCCCGCCGAGACCCCGATCGAGCCCGCGGCCGTACGCCGTTTCTCCCGCCTCGCCTTCGGCTCCGTCCTCGCTCTGGTCGCGACCGGCACCTACCAGTCCTGGCGCCAGGTCGGCTCCTGGTCGGCGCTCACCGATACGCGCTACGGACAGTTGCTCCTCATCAAGATCGCTCTGGTGCTGCTGATGGTCGGCATCGCCGCCACGTCCCGCCGCTGGACGGGCCTCTTGGCAGAGACGGCCACCACGAAGGCGTCGGCCAAGGCACGCGCGAAGGTCGCGGCGGCCGCGGGCAGGAAGTCCGGTTCGGACGCGACGACCGGGGCCGGCGCCGACTCGAAGACCGGATCCGGGAAGGGCGGGGCCGGGAAAGCAGCTGGTAAGGCCGAGGCGGGGAAAGCGGGCGCCGGGAAGGCGGCCGCCGGTGGGAAGGACGCGGCCAAGGGGAAGACCGGTGGCAAGGCGCAGCCCGGTGGCAAAGCGGCGAAGGGGGAGGCCGCGCGGCGCGCCGCCCAGCTCGCCCGGCAGCAGGCCGCCGTGGACACCGCGCGGCAGAAGCGGCTGCGGGACGCCGACCCCCACCGCTTCGGGCTGCGTCGGTCCGTCCTGATGGAGGCCGGTGTCGCCGTCGTGCTGCTCGTCGTCACCACCGTGCTGACGCAGACCGAACCGGGGCGCACGGAGACCGAGGCCAAGGCCGCCACGTCGTCCTCCTCGTCCTCTTCCTCGTCCTCCGCGGCGGGCGCCGTCACGCTCGACATGCCCTTCGACACCGGCGGCAAGGACGGCAAGGGCGTCGTACGGATCGACATCGACCCCGCGCGCGTGGGCGGCAACGAGTTGCACATCTTCGCCCTCGGGACCGACGGGCGTCTCCGCGACGTCGCCGAGCTCAAGATCTCCTTCACCCTGGCCACGAAGAACATCGGGCCGCTCCCGGTGACCCCGGAGCACGTCACCACCGGACACTGGGTGGCGAGCGGAGTGCAGATCCCCATGGCGGGCGACTGGAAGGTCGAAGCGACCGTGCGGACCTCCGACATCGACCAGGTGTCCGTCACCAAGAACGCGCAGATCGGCTGA
- a CDS encoding copper chaperone PCu(A)C yields the protein MRRQAAAAVLVAAALTGTALLTGCGASSDTGGTKADLSVHSAYMPQPVSASMAAGFLTIENKGGAKDELTSVTSAEAEDVTVHQTAGGVMTEAGPLTVPAHGRLVFKSGGNHLMFDQLKRAPRQGQTVPVELHFAESGTVKVEMPVKSATYNPATGH from the coding sequence GTGAGGCGGCAGGCAGCGGCGGCCGTGCTCGTGGCCGCGGCCCTGACCGGCACCGCCCTGCTGACCGGCTGCGGCGCGTCCTCGGACACCGGCGGCACGAAGGCCGACCTCTCCGTCCACTCCGCCTACATGCCCCAGCCCGTCTCGGCCTCCATGGCGGCCGGCTTCCTGACCATAGAGAACAAGGGCGGCGCCAAGGACGAACTCACCTCGGTCACCAGCGCCGAGGCCGAGGACGTCACCGTGCACCAGACGGCCGGCGGGGTCATGACGGAAGCCGGCCCCCTGACCGTCCCCGCCCACGGCCGCCTCGTGTTCAAGAGCGGCGGCAACCACCTGATGTTCGACCAGTTGAAGCGCGCGCCCCGGCAGGGCCAGACGGTCCCCGTCGAACTGCACTTCGCCGAATCCGGCACCGTCAAGGTCGAGATGCCGGTGAAATCTGCCACGTACAACCCCGCGACCGGACACTGA
- a CDS encoding ABC transporter permease has translation MYDPTVARLTYRALLGRRRALILGALPLLLIVIATAVRALAGADDQTTVNVLGGFALATMVPIIGVIAGTGAIGPEIDDGSVVYLLSKPLKRPTIIFTKLIVAIAVTMVFSALPTLVAGLILNGNGQQIAVAYTVAALVASIAYAALFLLLGTVSRHAVVFGLVYALVWEALFGSLVAGARTLSVQQWALAVAHKVSGGDMVTSDVGLPTATVLLVVVTVLATWYAGQKLRSLTLAGEE, from the coding sequence ATGTACGACCCCACAGTCGCCCGGCTCACCTACCGGGCCCTGCTCGGCCGTCGCCGGGCCCTCATCCTCGGCGCGCTGCCGCTGCTGCTGATCGTGATCGCCACGGCCGTCCGCGCCCTCGCCGGAGCCGACGACCAGACCACGGTGAACGTCCTGGGCGGGTTCGCGCTCGCCACCATGGTGCCGATCATCGGCGTCATCGCCGGCACCGGAGCGATCGGACCGGAGATCGACGACGGCTCGGTGGTGTACCTGCTGTCCAAACCGCTCAAGCGGCCGACGATCATCTTCACCAAGCTGATCGTGGCGATCGCGGTGACCATGGTCTTCTCCGCGCTGCCGACCCTGGTCGCCGGGCTGATCCTCAACGGCAACGGACAGCAGATCGCCGTCGCCTACACGGTGGCCGCGCTGGTCGCCTCCATCGCCTACGCGGCCCTCTTCCTCCTGCTGGGCACGGTCTCCCGGCACGCGGTGGTCTTCGGGCTCGTCTACGCGCTGGTCTGGGAGGCGCTGTTCGGCTCCCTGGTGGCCGGGGCGCGCACGCTGAGCGTCCAGCAGTGGGCGCTGGCCGTGGCGCACAAGGTCTCCGGCGGGGACATGGTCACCTCCGACGTCGGGCTGCCGACGGCGACCGTGCTGCTGGTGGTGGTGACCGTCCTGGCCACCTGGTACGCCGGACAGAAACTGCGGTCGCTGACCCTCGCAGGCGAGGAGTAG
- a CDS encoding SGM_3592 family protein, with product MAGDVPESEGREATGDTWDDVVLDADFIRGAGTAEPSARARMLAARWRREEPEPQPWRSDEPPAGWFFSKARRRRWRRG from the coding sequence ATGGCGGGCGACGTGCCGGAGAGCGAGGGCCGGGAGGCGACCGGGGACACGTGGGACGACGTCGTCCTGGACGCCGACTTCATACGGGGCGCCGGGACCGCCGAGCCCTCCGCCCGGGCGCGGATGCTCGCCGCGCGCTGGCGGCGCGAGGAGCCCGAGCCCCAGCCGTGGCGTTCCGACGAGCCGCCCGCCGGATGGTTCTTCAGCAAGGCCCGACGGCGTCGGTGGCGGCGCGGGTGA
- a CDS encoding ABC transporter ATP-binding protein, with protein MTTLSIDHVSRWFGNVVAVNDITMTIGPGVTGLLGPNGAGKSTLINMMAGFLAPSTGTVTLDGQAVWRNEKIYEHIGIVPEREAMYDFLTGREFVVANAELHGLGARAAQKALATVEMEYAQDRKISTYSKGMRQRVKMASALVHDPSLLLLDEPFNGMDPRQRMQLMDLLRRMGDEGRTVLFSSHILEEVEQLAWHIEVVVAGRHAASGDFRRIRRLMTDRPHRYLVRSSDDRALAAALIADPSTSGIEVDLAEGALRVQAVDFGRFTTLLPRVARDHGIRLHTVSPSDESLESVFSYLVAA; from the coding sequence GTGACGACCCTCAGCATCGACCACGTCTCCCGCTGGTTCGGCAACGTGGTCGCCGTCAACGACATCACCATGACGATCGGCCCCGGCGTCACCGGGCTGCTCGGCCCCAACGGCGCCGGAAAGTCCACGCTGATCAACATGATGGCCGGCTTCCTTGCCCCCTCCACCGGCACGGTCACCCTCGACGGGCAGGCGGTGTGGCGCAACGAGAAGATCTACGAGCACATCGGCATCGTCCCCGAGCGGGAGGCGATGTACGACTTCCTCACCGGCCGCGAGTTCGTCGTCGCCAACGCCGAACTGCACGGCCTGGGCGCCAGGGCCGCCCAGAAGGCGCTCGCCACGGTTGAGATGGAGTACGCGCAGGACCGGAAGATCTCCACCTACTCCAAGGGCATGCGCCAGCGCGTGAAGATGGCCTCCGCGCTGGTCCACGACCCCTCGCTGCTCCTGCTCGACGAGCCGTTCAACGGCATGGACCCGCGCCAGCGCATGCAGCTGATGGACCTGCTGCGGCGCATGGGTGACGAGGGCCGCACCGTGCTGTTCTCCTCCCACATCCTGGAGGAGGTCGAACAACTCGCCTGGCACATCGAGGTCGTGGTCGCCGGACGGCACGCCGCCAGCGGCGACTTCCGCAGGATCCGCCGCCTGATGACCGACCGGCCGCACCGCTACCTGGTGCGCTCCAGCGACGACCGGGCACTGGCGGCCGCGCTGATCGCCGACCCGTCGACGTCCGGCATCGAGGTCGATCTCGCCGAGGGCGCGCTGCGCGTCCAGGCCGTCGACTTCGGCCGGTTCACGACCCTGCTGCCGCGGGTCGCCCGCGACCACGGCATCCGGCTGCACACGGTCTCGCCCTCCGACGAGTCCCTCGAGTCCGTCTTCTCGTATCTGGTCGCGGCGTAG
- a CDS encoding ATP-binding protein, which produces MSIWWSLHLRRDAASVPLARRLLLGTMETAGVDPEISYDLSVALSEACANAVEHGGDTESSDAFRVTAFLDGEKCRIEVADTGPGFPPAGRRRPVRAARGEAEHGRGLYLIQELADHVHIRNRPGRGGAVVVFDKNLKWREDAPLMAV; this is translated from the coding sequence ATGAGCATCTGGTGGTCACTCCATCTGCGGCGTGACGCCGCGAGCGTGCCGCTCGCCCGGCGACTGCTGCTCGGCACGATGGAGACCGCGGGCGTCGACCCCGAGATCTCCTACGACCTGTCCGTGGCCCTGAGCGAGGCCTGCGCGAACGCGGTGGAGCACGGCGGGGACACCGAGTCCTCCGACGCGTTCCGGGTCACCGCCTTCCTCGACGGGGAGAAGTGCCGCATCGAGGTGGCCGACACTGGCCCCGGCTTTCCGCCGGCGGGCCGCCGGCGCCCGGTCCGCGCCGCGCGCGGCGAGGCCGAGCACGGCCGCGGCCTGTACCTCATCCAGGAACTCGCCGACCACGTCCACATCCGCAACAGGCCGGGCCGCGGCGGCGCGGTGGTGGTTTTCGACAAGAACCTCAAGTGGCGTGAGGACGCCCCGCTGATGGCGGTGTAG
- the pheA gene encoding prephenate dehydratase yields the protein MPASYAYLGPEGTFTEVALRTLPETATRELVPYVSVQSALDAVRVGEAEAAFVPIENSVEGGITTTLDELVAGQPLMIYREVLLSITFALLVRPGTTLSDIKTVTAHPAAQPQVRNWLSANLPDAVWESAASNADGARLVQEGRYDAAFAGEFAAARYGLVPLETNIHDAENAQTRFVLVGRPARPAAPSGTDKTSVVLWQRDDHPGGLRDLLGEFSTRGINLMLLQSRPTGAGIGNYCFCIDAEGHITDRRMAEALMGLKRICLQVRFLGSYPRADADAADLRPRLTGTSDEEFVAAADWVARCQDGRF from the coding sequence ATGCCAGCGAGCTACGCGTATCTCGGCCCCGAGGGCACCTTCACCGAAGTCGCCCTGCGCACCCTTCCCGAGACGGCCACCCGGGAACTGGTCCCGTACGTGTCCGTGCAGTCGGCACTGGACGCCGTCCGGGTCGGCGAGGCCGAGGCCGCTTTCGTGCCGATCGAGAACTCCGTCGAGGGCGGCATCACCACCACGCTCGACGAGCTGGTCGCGGGCCAGCCGCTGATGATCTACCGCGAGGTACTGCTGTCGATCACCTTCGCGCTGCTGGTCAGGCCCGGTACGACACTGTCGGACATCAAGACGGTCACCGCTCACCCGGCCGCCCAGCCGCAGGTGCGCAACTGGCTCTCGGCGAACCTCCCGGACGCCGTCTGGGAGTCGGCCGCCTCGAACGCGGACGGCGCCCGCCTGGTCCAGGAGGGCCGCTACGACGCCGCGTTCGCCGGTGAGTTCGCCGCCGCGCGGTACGGGCTCGTGCCCCTGGAGACGAACATCCACGACGCGGAGAACGCACAGACACGGTTCGTGCTGGTCGGCCGGCCCGCGCGGCCCGCCGCGCCGAGCGGCACGGACAAGACGTCCGTGGTGCTGTGGCAGCGCGACGACCATCCCGGCGGGCTGCGCGACCTGCTCGGCGAGTTCAGCACCCGCGGTATCAACCTGATGCTGCTCCAGTCCCGTCCGACCGGCGCCGGCATCGGCAACTACTGCTTCTGCATCGACGCCGAGGGCCACATCACCGACCGCCGGATGGCGGAGGCCCTGATGGGGCTCAAGCGGATCTGCCTCCAGGTCCGCTTCCTGGGCTCGTACCCGCGGGCGGACGCCGACGCGGCGGACCTGCGGCCTCGGCTGACCGGGACCTCGGACGAGGAGTTCGTGGCGGCGGCGGACTGGGTGGCACGCTGCCAGGACGGTCGTTTCTAG
- the efeB gene encoding iron uptake transporter deferrochelatase/peroxidase subunit, translating into MTDQSTPETTSSKSARAATAPASAGTGAGAGAGAGVSRRRLLGTAGATGLVLGAAGAGLGYSAAPAGATPLTSLGADRAMFHGKHQPGITDALQARGHLVAFDLVPGAGRREAAALLRRWSATAERLMAGEPAPHDDTDVAQDAGPSALTVTFGFGRSFFDRTDLSRQRPGALDPLPDFSSDRLDQARSNGDLWVQIGANDALVAFHALRALQKDAGGAARVRWQMNGFNRSPGATTRPMTARNLMGQIDGTRNPKPADPDFDQRLFVPANGEPAWMANGSYVVVRRIRMLLDDWEKLPLTQQEDVIGRRKSDGAPLSGGSETTAMDLEKTGKDGTYVVPVNAHARITRPDQNGGAAMLRRPFSYHDGFDTDGTPDAGLLFICWQADPLRGFVPVQRKLDRGDALSAYVRHEASGLFAVPGGAAKGEYVGQRLLEG; encoded by the coding sequence ATGACCGACCAGTCCACCCCGGAGACCACCTCCTCCAAGTCCGCGCGCGCGGCGACCGCGCCCGCGTCGGCCGGCACCGGAGCCGGAGCCGGAGCCGGAGCCGGCGTGTCGCGACGGCGGCTGCTCGGCACCGCCGGAGCCACCGGACTCGTCCTCGGCGCGGCCGGCGCCGGCCTCGGCTACAGCGCGGCGCCCGCCGGTGCCACCCCGCTCACCTCGCTCGGCGCCGACCGGGCGATGTTTCACGGGAAACATCAGCCCGGCATCACCGACGCCCTCCAGGCCCGCGGCCATCTCGTCGCCTTCGACCTCGTGCCCGGAGCGGGCCGCAGGGAGGCCGCCGCGCTGCTGCGCCGCTGGTCGGCGACGGCCGAGCGGCTGATGGCGGGTGAACCGGCCCCGCACGACGACACCGACGTGGCACAGGACGCGGGGCCCTCGGCGCTGACGGTCACCTTCGGTTTCGGCCGCTCCTTCTTCGACCGTACGGACCTGAGCCGGCAGCGGCCCGGCGCTCTCGACCCGCTGCCCGACTTCTCCTCCGACCGGCTCGACCAAGCACGCAGCAACGGCGATCTGTGGGTGCAGATCGGCGCCAACGACGCGCTGGTCGCCTTCCACGCCCTGCGCGCCCTCCAGAAGGACGCGGGCGGCGCCGCCCGCGTCCGCTGGCAGATGAACGGCTTCAACCGCTCCCCCGGAGCCACCACGCGGCCCATGACGGCCCGCAACCTGATGGGGCAGATCGACGGCACCCGCAACCCGAAGCCCGCCGACCCGGACTTCGACCAGCGCCTCTTCGTGCCCGCGAACGGCGAGCCCGCCTGGATGGCGAACGGCTCCTACGTCGTCGTACGCCGTATCCGGATGCTCCTGGACGACTGGGAGAAGCTGCCGCTCACCCAGCAGGAGGACGTCATCGGGCGCCGCAAGTCCGACGGGGCGCCGCTCAGCGGCGGCTCCGAGACGACCGCGATGGACCTGGAGAAGACCGGCAAGGACGGCACGTACGTCGTCCCGGTCAACGCCCACGCCCGGATCACCCGGCCCGACCAGAACGGGGGCGCGGCCATGCTCCGGCGCCCCTTCTCCTACCACGACGGCTTCGACACCGACGGCACTCCGGACGCGGGCCTGCTGTTCATCTGCTGGCAGGCGGACCCGCTGCGCGGCTTCGTGCCGGTGCAGCGCAAGCTGGACCGCGGCGACGCGCTGTCGGCGTACGTACGGCACGAGGCGAGCGGTCTCTTCGCGGTCCCGGGCGGGGCTGCGAAGGGCGAGTACGTGGGGCAGCGGCTCCTGGAGGGGTGA
- a CDS encoding HAD family hydrolase, translating to MRPVAGPFPYKLIATDLDGTLLRSDGSVSRRTREALAAATAAGAAHLVVTGRAVPWTRHVLDDLGYRGLAVCGQGAQVYDAGEHRLLTSVTLDRQLAAVALAKIEAEVGPLYLAASRDGLDGEVLVGPGYAAGPLPATPFTDVADLWSAPLNKIYIQHPDLTDDELADVARRTAGGFVSVTMAGEGIVELLPLGLSKATGLSLAARRLGLKAADAIAFGDMPNDIPMFAWASRGVAMANAHEELKAVADEVTASNDEDGIAVLLEKLAG from the coding sequence GTGAGACCCGTCGCCGGGCCGTTCCCCTACAAGCTGATCGCGACCGACCTCGACGGGACGCTTCTGCGCTCCGACGGGTCGGTCTCCCGGCGCACCCGTGAGGCGCTCGCCGCGGCCACCGCGGCGGGTGCCGCGCATCTCGTCGTCACCGGCCGCGCTGTGCCCTGGACCCGGCACGTCCTGGACGACCTCGGCTACCGAGGCCTCGCCGTCTGCGGCCAGGGCGCCCAGGTGTACGACGCCGGGGAGCACCGTCTGCTGACCTCGGTGACCCTGGACCGGCAACTGGCGGCGGTGGCCCTGGCCAAGATCGAGGCGGAGGTCGGTCCGCTGTATCTGGCGGCGAGCCGCGACGGCCTGGACGGCGAGGTGCTGGTCGGTCCCGGCTACGCGGCGGGCCCGCTTCCGGCGACGCCGTTCACGGACGTCGCGGATCTGTGGAGCGCGCCCCTCAACAAGATCTACATCCAGCACCCGGACCTCACGGACGACGAACTGGCCGACGTGGCCCGCCGGACCGCCGGCGGTTTCGTCTCGGTCACCATGGCCGGCGAGGGCATCGTCGAACTGCTGCCGCTGGGCCTGTCCAAGGCGACGGGGCTTTCGCTGGCCGCGCGGCGGCTGGGTCTGAAGGCGGCGGACGCCATCGCCTTCGGCGACATGCCCAACGACATCCCGATGTTCGCCTGGGCGTCGCGGGGCGTGGCGATGGCCAACGCCCACGAGGAACTGAAGGCGGTCGCGGACGAGGTGACGGCCTCGAACGACGAGGACGGCATCGCGGTCCTGCTGGAGAAGCTGGCGGGCTGA
- the serS gene encoding serine--tRNA ligase — MIDLRLLREDPDRARASQRARGEDVALVDSLLSADERRRSSGVRFDELRAEQKALGKLIPKASGDEKAELLKRAGALAADVKTADAERDAADAETQELILRLGNLIHPDVPVGGEEDFVTLETHGTIRDFAAEGFEPRDHLELGRLLGAIDVERGAKVSGSRFYFLTGVGALLELALVNAAIAQATAAGFTPMLTPALVRPQSMAGTGFLGQAAQDVYHLDKDDLYLVGTSEVPLAAYHMDEIIDAERLPLRYAGFSPCFRREAGSHGKDTKGIFRVHQFDKVEMFSYVHPEESQEEHRRLLEWEKQWLTSLELPFRVIDVASGDLGASASRKFDCEAWVPTQDKYRELTSTSDCTEFQSRRLQIRFRDGKAVRPLATLNGTLCAVPRTIVAILENHQQADGSVRVPEVLRPYLGGREVLEAVAK, encoded by the coding sequence GTGATTGACCTTCGTCTGCTCCGTGAGGACCCCGACCGTGCGCGCGCCTCGCAGCGTGCCCGTGGAGAGGACGTCGCGCTCGTCGACTCCCTCCTGTCTGCCGACGAGCGACGCAGGTCGTCCGGCGTCCGCTTCGACGAGCTGCGCGCCGAGCAGAAGGCGCTGGGCAAGCTCATCCCCAAGGCCTCGGGTGACGAGAAGGCCGAGCTGCTGAAGCGGGCGGGCGCGCTCGCCGCCGACGTCAAGACCGCCGACGCCGAGCGCGACGCGGCCGACGCCGAGACCCAGGAACTCATCCTCCGGCTCGGCAACCTCATCCACCCCGACGTGCCCGTCGGCGGCGAGGAGGACTTCGTCACGCTGGAGACGCACGGCACGATCCGCGACTTCGCCGCCGAGGGCTTCGAGCCCAGGGACCACCTGGAGCTGGGCCGGCTCCTCGGCGCGATCGACGTGGAGCGCGGCGCGAAGGTCTCCGGCTCACGCTTCTACTTCCTCACCGGTGTCGGCGCCCTGCTGGAGCTGGCGCTGGTGAACGCGGCGATCGCCCAGGCCACCGCGGCCGGCTTCACGCCGATGCTGACCCCCGCGCTGGTCCGCCCCCAGTCGATGGCGGGCACGGGCTTCCTCGGCCAGGCGGCCCAGGACGTCTACCACCTCGACAAGGACGACCTGTACCTGGTCGGCACCTCCGAGGTGCCGCTGGCGGCGTATCACATGGACGAGATCATCGACGCCGAGCGCCTGCCGCTGCGGTACGCCGGGTTCTCGCCGTGCTTCCGCCGCGAGGCCGGCTCGCACGGCAAGGACACCAAGGGCATCTTCCGTGTCCACCAGTTCGACAAGGTCGAGATGTTCTCCTACGTCCACCCCGAGGAGTCGCAGGAGGAGCACCGGCGGCTGCTGGAGTGGGAGAAGCAGTGGCTGACCTCGCTGGAGCTGCCGTTCCGTGTGATCGACGTCGCCTCGGGCGACCTGGGCGCCTCTGCCTCGCGCAAGTTCGACTGCGAGGCGTGGGTTCCGACTCAGGACAAGTACCGCGAGCTGACCTCGACCTCGGACTGCACCGAGTTCCAGTCCCGCCGGCTCCAGATCCGCTTCCGTGACGGCAAGGCGGTCCGCCCGCTGGCGACGCTCAACGGCACGCTGTGCGCCGTCCCGCGCACGATCGTCGCGATCCTGGAGAACCACCAGCAGGCCGACGGTTCCGTGCGGGTGCCGGAGGTGCTGCGTCCCTACCTCGGCGGCCGGGAGGTTCTGGAAGCGGTGGCCAAGTGA